One Eurosta solidaginis isolate ZX-2024a chromosome 5, ASM4086904v1, whole genome shotgun sequence DNA segment encodes these proteins:
- the Cypl gene encoding peptidyl-prolyl cis-trans isomerase-like 1, with amino-acid sequence MIATTNSALSNASGVPDKAWQPHFVSLETTMGEITVELYWKHAPNTCRNFAELSRRGYYNNVVFHRIIRDFMIQGGDPTGTGRGGTSIYGNEFPDEIHSDLKHTGAGILSMANSGPDTNGSQFFITLAPTQWLDGKHTIFGRVYAGMQVVKRIGLAETDKNDRPVDSVRIIKAKVEKY; translated from the exons atGATAGCTACAACAAATAGTGCTTTATCAAATGCTTCAGGCGTACCCGACAAAGCATGGCAACCACACTTTGTATCGCTTGAGACGAC AATGGGTGAAATTACTGTTGAACTTTATTGGAAACATGCACCAAACACTTGCcgtaattttgcagaactttCACGTCGTGGCTATTACAACAACGTCGTGTTTCATCGCATCATACGAGACTTCATGATACAGGGTGGTGATCCTACAGGCACTGGACGTGGTGGCACTTCTATCTATGGCAATGAATTCCCAGATGAAATTCATTCAGATCTCAAGCATACTGGAGCAGGTATATTATCAATGGCGAATTCCGGTCCAGATACGAATGGTTCTCAATTCTTCATAACATTAGCGCCCACACAGTGGTTGGATGGAAAGCATACAATATTTGGGCGAGTTTATGCTGGTATGCAGGTGGTCAAGCGTATTGGACTGGCAGAAACAGATAAAAATGATCGACCGGTAGATAGTGTGCGTATAATAAAGGCAAAAGTTGAAAAGTACTAA
- the BORCS6 gene encoding BLOC-1-related complex subunit 6 isoform X1 yields MSRKSPEIPIRPRYGIPELLNDDKGSEKSDRAMQRTRKTSTNAMEPSSYREIPFLAQYPDIVPRNNDDRSNEASYSAGMQEGSCEERVVDDDDAENSKDCSCEDNKTTKRPNSLHCDSSFPYELEGATSTDGHMRHFVADNLEEKIRNDQLSYAPHTSTPSAAPTGSGLLTKRFLQTQRPQIDPNVLSDIEIEAQYLAASVETLMENLCNFLHSISSITADNVEVHKNAVNKLTDSMDANIKSVKLSASSICWMEPCRNNRWRQTVT; encoded by the exons ATGTCCCGAAAGAGTCCAGAAATTCCAATAAGACCACGTTATGGTATACCTGAATTATTAAACGACGATAAAGGCAGTGAAAAATCAGATAGAGCAATGCAAAGAACAAGGAAGACATCAACGAATGCCATGGAACCATCATCATACAGGGAAATACCATTTCTGGCGCAATATCCCGACATAGTGCCTAGAAACAATGATGATAGAAGCAATGAGGCATCATATAGCGCTGGTATGCAGGAAGGAAGTTGTGAAGAGAGAGTGGTAGATGATGACGACGCGGAAAATTCAAAAGATTGTTCATGTGAggataacaaaacaacaaaacgtCCAAATTCTTTGCACTGTGATTCAT CTTTCCCTTATGAGTTGGAAGGTGCGACAAGTACCGATGGGCATATGCGACATTTTGTGGCTGATAATCTAGAAGAAAAGATAAGAAATG ATCAGCTTAGTTATGCTCCACATACAAGCACCCCTTCAGCTGCTCCTACAGGAAGCGGATTGCTAACTAAACGTTTCCTGCAAACTCAGCGTCCTCAAATTGATCCAAATGTGTTGAGTGACATTGAAATTGAAGCGCAGTATTTGGCGGCATCCGTAGAAACTTTAATGGAAAATCTATGTAACTTTCTGCACTCC ATATCTTCAATAACCGCAGATAATGTAGAGGTGCATAAAAATGCAGTTAATAAGTTGACAGACAGCATGGATGCCAATATCAAAT cCGTGAAATTAAGCGCCTCGTCGATATGTTGGATGGAACCATGTAGGAACAACCGTTGGCGTCAAACGGTAACTTAA
- the BORCS6 gene encoding BLOC-1-related complex subunit 6 isoform X2: MSRKSPEIPIRPRYGIPELLNDDKGSEKSDRAMQRTRKTSTNAMEPSSYREIPFLAQYPDIVPRNNDDRSNEASYSAGMQEGSCEERVVDDDDAENSKDCSCEDNKTTKRPNSLHCDSSFPYELEGATSTDGHMRHFVADNLEEKIRNDQLSYAPHTSTPSAAPTGSGLLTKRFLQTQRPQIDPNVLSDIEIEAQYLAASVETLMENLCNFLHSISSITADNVEVHKNAVNKLTDSMDANIKFMYTIMAKKEEITKSMKPTEQLG; encoded by the exons ATGTCCCGAAAGAGTCCAGAAATTCCAATAAGACCACGTTATGGTATACCTGAATTATTAAACGACGATAAAGGCAGTGAAAAATCAGATAGAGCAATGCAAAGAACAAGGAAGACATCAACGAATGCCATGGAACCATCATCATACAGGGAAATACCATTTCTGGCGCAATATCCCGACATAGTGCCTAGAAACAATGATGATAGAAGCAATGAGGCATCATATAGCGCTGGTATGCAGGAAGGAAGTTGTGAAGAGAGAGTGGTAGATGATGACGACGCGGAAAATTCAAAAGATTGTTCATGTGAggataacaaaacaacaaaacgtCCAAATTCTTTGCACTGTGATTCAT CTTTCCCTTATGAGTTGGAAGGTGCGACAAGTACCGATGGGCATATGCGACATTTTGTGGCTGATAATCTAGAAGAAAAGATAAGAAATG ATCAGCTTAGTTATGCTCCACATACAAGCACCCCTTCAGCTGCTCCTACAGGAAGCGGATTGCTAACTAAACGTTTCCTGCAAACTCAGCGTCCTCAAATTGATCCAAATGTGTTGAGTGACATTGAAATTGAAGCGCAGTATTTGGCGGCATCCGTAGAAACTTTAATGGAAAATCTATGTAACTTTCTGCACTCC ATATCTTCAATAACCGCAGATAATGTAGAGGTGCATAAAAATGCAGTTAATAAGTTGACAGACAGCATGGATGCCAATATCAAATTTATGTACACAATTATGGCAAAGAAGGAAGAAATAACTAAATCTATGAAACCAACAGAGCAATTAGGATAA